One Xyrauchen texanus isolate HMW12.3.18 chromosome 2, RBS_HiC_50CHRs, whole genome shotgun sequence genomic window carries:
- the LOC127657165 gene encoding sonic hedgehog protein translates to MRLMTRVALVSLVSLSLVVSGLACGPGRGYGRRRHPKKLTPLAYKQFIPNVAEKTLGASGRYEGKITRNSERFKELTPNYNPDIIFKDEENTGADRLMTQRCKDKLNSLAISVMNQWPGVKLRVTEGWDEDGHHFEESLHYEGRAVDITTSDRDKSKYGTLSRLAVEAGFDWVYYESKAHIHCSVKAENSVAAKSGGCFPGSALVTLKDGGQKALRDLNPGDKVLAADSAGNLVYSDFIMFTDRDSTTRRVFYVIETKEPVEKITLTAAHLLFVLDNSTDDLHTMTATFASSVKHGQKVMVVDDSGQLKSVIVDRIYTEEHQGSFAPVTADGTIVVDRILASCYAVIEDHSLAHLVFAPVRLYYDVSSVIFRKDFLNQSNATLQQEGVHWYSKLLYQTGTWLLDRRMLHPLGMSVNSS, encoded by the exons ATGCGGCTTATGACGAGAGTGGCGTTGGTGTCTCTTGTCAGTCTGTCCTTGGTGGTGTCCGGACTGGCTTGCGGTCCTGGCAGAGGCTACGGCAGAAGAAGACATCCGAAGAAACTCACACCTCTCGCCTACAAGCAGTTCATACCTAATGTCGCGGAAAAGACCTTGGGGGCAAGCGGCAGATATGAGGGCAAGATAACGCGCAATTCGGAGAGATTTAAAGAACTTACTCCAAATTACAATCCCGACATTATCTTTAAGGATGAGGAGAACACGGGCGCGGACAGGCTCATGACACAG AGGTGCAAAGACAAGCTGAACTCACTGGCCATATCTGTAATGAACCAGTGGCCAGGAGTTAAGCTGCGTGTAACAGAGGGCTGGGATGAGGATGGTCACCATTTTGAAGAATCACTCCACTACGAGGGAAGAGCTGTTGATATCACCACCTCTGATCGAGACAAGAGCAAATATGGGACGCTCTCTCGGTTGGCCGTAGAGGCTGGATTTGACTGGGTCTATTATGAATCCAAAGCCCACATCCATTGCTCTGTCAAAGCAG AAAACTCGGTTGCTGCCAAATCTGGAGGCTGCTTCCCGGGTTCGGCTTTGGTCACGCTGAAAGACGGTGGACAGAAGGCCCTGAGGGACCTGAACCCCGGTGACAAGGTGCTGGCGGCGGACAGCGCGGGAAACCTCGTGTACAGCGACTTCATCATGTTCACGGACCGAGACTCGACGACGCGACGTGTGTTTTACGTCATAGAAACTAAAGAACCCGTTGAAAAGATCACCCTGACCGCAGCTCACCTCCTGTTTGTCCTTGACAACTCAACGGATGATCTCCACACCATGACCGCCACGTTTGCCAGCAGTGTCAAACATGGACAAAAGGTGATGGTTGTTGATGATAGCGGTCAACTTAAATCTGTCATCGTCGACCGGATATACACGGAGGAGCACCAGGGCTCCTTCGCACCAGTGACTGCTGATGGAACCATTGTGGTCGACCGAATACTGGCGTCTTGTTACGCGGTAATAGAGGACCACAGTCTCGCGCATTTGGTCTTCGCGCCAGTCAGGCTCTATTATGACGTGTCATCAGTCATATTCCGAAAAGACTTCCTCAATCAGTCCAATGCGACTTTACAACAGGAGGGAGTTCACTGGTACTCTAAGCTCCTTTATCAAACGGGAACGTGGCTTTTGGACAGGCGCATGCTTCATCCTTTGGGGATGTCAGTAAACTCGAGCTGA
- the LOC127655283 gene encoding putative uncharacterized protein DDB_G0271982 has protein sequence NHTNVGYKTILVREREREREREREREREREREREREREREREKFPSGVGIFITMTLKFEREQDKEIQTNGKRDRKAERKAERWKGRKEDRQRKGRKKEGRNEGREAERKAERTTGRKKGRK, from the exons AATCACACTAATGTAGGATATAAGACAATattagtacgagagagagagagagagagagagagagagagagagagagagagagagagagagagagagagagagagagagagagagagagagagagaaaagtttCCCAGCGGAGTTGGGATATTTATTACAATGACTTtaaaattt gagagagagcaagacaaagaaatacagacaaacggaaagagagacagaaaagcAGAAAGAAAGGCAGAAAGATGGAAAGGCAGAAAGGAAGATAGGCAGAGAAAAGGCAGAAAGAAAGAAGGCAGAAATGAAGGCAGAGAGGCAGAAAGAAAGGCAGAGAGAACGACAGGCAGAAAGAAAGGCAGAAAGTAA